A window of Tautonia plasticadhaerens contains these coding sequences:
- a CDS encoding SDR family NAD(P)-dependent oxidoreductase: MPPAELQGLRAIVLGSTSGIGRASAIALARSGADVIVHGRRSREQAEAVADECRHLGVGRAAVLMADLADRDAGDRLVDEAWATWGGLDAWVQVAGADTLTGDASRLDFDAKLDLLWAVDVVAAMRLCRRVGRRMKQQGRGVILTMGWDQAETGMEGDSGELFAATKGAVMGFSKSLALGLAPEVRVNCLAPGWIKTSWGEKASDDWQRRAVSEAPMGRWGTPQDVAEVVRFLVGPGASFLTGQVVRVNGGAIR, from the coding sequence ATGCCTCCCGCCGAACTCCAGGGCCTCCGCGCCATCGTGCTCGGCTCGACCTCCGGGATCGGCCGGGCCTCGGCGATCGCCCTGGCCCGATCGGGGGCCGACGTGATCGTCCACGGCCGGCGCTCCCGGGAGCAGGCCGAGGCCGTCGCCGACGAGTGCCGGCATCTCGGCGTCGGCCGGGCCGCCGTGCTCATGGCCGACCTGGCCGACCGGGACGCGGGGGACCGGCTGGTCGACGAGGCGTGGGCGACCTGGGGCGGGCTCGACGCCTGGGTGCAGGTCGCCGGGGCCGACACTCTGACCGGCGACGCCTCCCGGCTCGACTTCGACGCCAAGCTCGACCTGCTCTGGGCCGTCGACGTGGTGGCCGCCATGCGCCTCTGCCGGCGGGTCGGCCGGCGGATGAAGCAGCAGGGCCGCGGCGTGATCCTGACGATGGGCTGGGACCAGGCCGAGACGGGGATGGAGGGGGACTCCGGGGAGCTGTTCGCCGCCACGAAGGGGGCGGTGATGGGCTTCTCGAAGAGCCTCGCGCTGGGCCTCGCCCCCGAGGTCCGGGTCAACTGCCTCGCCCCCGGATGGATCAAGACCTCCTGGGGCGAGAAGGCGTCCGACGACTGGCAGCGTCGGGCCGTCTCCGAGGCCCCGATGGGCCGATGGGGCACCCCGCAGGACGTGGCCGAGGTGGTCCGGTTCCTGGTCGGGCCCGGCGCCTCGTTCCTGACCGGGCAGGTCGTCCGGGTCAACGGCGGGGCGATCCGATGA
- a CDS encoding nitrilase family protein, which produces MRDIRFASAQFEHRDGDKLANLSRIRELTRQAVEQGAEVVCFHECSIPGYTVLQTLDRPTLASWAEPVPDGPSTEALIGIAREHGVVVMAGLVEIDDDGDLYNCYVAVGPDGFLARHRKLHVFISPHLSPGEGYTVFDLGGVRVGILTCYDNNLPENARATTLLGAEVIVAPHVTGCLPSTMPGRGTVDRALWENRERDPSRLRQEFQGPKGRGWLMRWLPTRAWENGVYYVFSNPVGVDFDTIKPGLSLILDPHGEVLAECSALGDGLAVALLTPEAFAGASGRRYLDARRPELYGPITRPHPEGHRPVTKPGWALSYEAGRPG; this is translated from the coding sequence ATGCGGGACATCCGCTTCGCCTCCGCCCAGTTCGAGCACCGGGACGGCGACAAGCTCGCCAACCTCTCCCGGATCCGGGAGCTGACCCGACAGGCCGTCGAGCAGGGGGCCGAGGTCGTCTGCTTCCACGAGTGCAGCATCCCCGGCTACACCGTGCTCCAGACCCTCGACCGGCCGACGCTCGCCTCCTGGGCCGAGCCGGTCCCGGACGGGCCGTCGACGGAGGCGCTGATCGGGATCGCCCGGGAGCACGGCGTGGTCGTGATGGCCGGGCTGGTGGAGATCGACGACGACGGGGACCTGTATAATTGCTACGTCGCTGTCGGGCCGGACGGGTTCCTCGCCCGGCACCGGAAGCTCCATGTCTTCATCAGCCCCCACCTCTCGCCGGGGGAGGGGTACACGGTGTTCGACCTGGGTGGCGTCCGGGTCGGCATCCTGACCTGCTACGACAACAACCTGCCCGAGAACGCCCGGGCCACCACCCTGCTGGGCGCCGAGGTGATCGTCGCCCCCCACGTCACCGGCTGCCTGCCGTCGACCATGCCGGGCCGGGGGACCGTCGACCGCGCCCTCTGGGAGAACCGGGAGCGCGACCCCTCCCGCCTCCGCCAGGAGTTCCAGGGGCCCAAGGGCCGGGGATGGCTGATGCGATGGCTCCCGACCCGGGCCTGGGAGAACGGCGTCTACTACGTCTTCTCCAACCCCGTCGGCGTCGACTTCGACACGATCAAGCCGGGGCTGTCGCTGATCCTCGACCCCCACGGCGAGGTCCTGGCCGAGTGCTCGGCCCTGGGAGACGGCCTCGCCGTGGCCCTGCTCACCCCCGAGGCCTTCGCCGGCGCCTCCGGCCGGCGCTACCTCGACGCCCGACGCCCCGAACTCTACGGGCCGATCACCCGCCCCCACCCCGAAGGCCACCGGCCCGTGACGAAGCCGGGCTGGGCGCTCTCCTACGAGGCGGGGAGGCCGGGATGA